The nucleotide window GCCAGATCGATGCCATCCGAAGAGCGCCGTCCAGGGTGGGCTGCGCGGCGAACAGCACCGCGTTGATGGCACCGGCCGAGGCTCCCACCAGAAACACCGGCCGCTCACCCCACTCCATGAGGGCCAGCAGCATGCCCACTTCGACGGCGCCAAGACTTCCACCGCCGGCGAGTACGAACGCGGTCACCGGTTCGGAACCTGTTTCCGCTACGTCCATGCCGATCTCCATCCTTAAGACATCGAGCGATGGAGGCTGCCTGCCACAGCAACCTCACTGGTCGCCAAACAGCATCCCTAGCTCAAAGTCCGCTATAGACCAGATGCACGAAGAAATCCGGGTTGATGACGAAGTTGCCCCACTTGGCGTCGTAAGCGGCAGTGGGTTTTGCGGCGATCGCGTCTTTCTCACTCTTGCCCGACGCCTTCAGTGCGGAGACGTTGTCACGAATGGTCTGTAGCATTGACCTGAAGGCCACCAGATCCTGCTTGTTGCCCGCCGGTCCGTGGCCCGGAACGATGATCGTGTTGGGTCCGGCGACCTTGAGTCCGATATCCACGGCACGGATCATCCCGTCGATGCTGCCGCCATGCTGATTGTCGATGAAGGGGTACACCCCATTCCAGAACGTGTCGCCTAGGAAAAGAACATCCGCCTTCTTGAAGTAGATGTACAGGTCGCCATCGGTGTGGGAGGGCGGCAGCGCCACCACCTCGATGCCCTCGCCACCCAGCTTGTACGACTTGTGATGATCGACAAGATCCTTCGGTTGGCCGGATGCGGCGAGTGGTT belongs to Pseudoxanthomonas sp. F37 and includes:
- a CDS encoding MBL fold metallo-hydrolase, with product MNTHHRLPRHLACACQILLLIAAVLAPGLSLAQESPVIKINAEAERAEIKVTPLRGNVYLLEGSGGNIGALAGQDAKFLVDAGISVSKDKLTRALQGLGPGRISHVVNTHWHWDHADGNPWLPGNEVVVVAHPNTARYLAQTERVDDWNYTFKPLAASGQPKDLVDHHKSYKLGGEGIEVVALPPSHTDGDLYIYFKKADVLFLGDTFWNGVYPFIDNQHGGSIDGMIRAVDIGLKVAGPNTIIVPGHGPAGNKQDLVAFRSMLQTIRDNVSALKASGKSEKDAIAAKPTAAYDAKWGNFVINPDFFVHLVYSGL